The Candidatus Sulfotelmatobacter sp. genome contains a region encoding:
- a CDS encoding VOC family protein produces MSRIQVQGVHHITLVGSTRQSAIDFWQGLLGMRFLFEQPNLGKPDETHLYFDPGDGRLITVFTNETRKDDPTPHPRDIGHLEHIAFNVSRATQTQVAKRLEERGIPFKAFDRGFMDSIYFSDPNGLRLELACYKFHAPDGVRETEVLVRADALRRKAGAHHITEQHLADALEELMDGRGGARA; encoded by the coding sequence ATGTCACGTATCCAGGTGCAGGGAGTTCATCACATCACGCTGGTCGGCTCCACTCGCCAGAGCGCCATCGACTTCTGGCAGGGACTGCTCGGCATGCGCTTCCTGTTCGAGCAGCCGAACCTCGGGAAGCCCGACGAGACCCACCTCTACTTCGATCCGGGCGACGGCCGCCTGATCACGGTGTTCACCAACGAGACGCGGAAGGACGACCCCACCCCTCACCCGCGCGACATCGGGCATCTCGAGCACATCGCGTTCAACGTCTCGCGCGCCACGCAGACCCAGGTGGCAAAGCGGTTGGAGGAACGAGGCATTCCGTTCAAGGCGTTCGATCGTGGCTTCATGGATTCCATTTACTTCAGCGATCCGAACGGGCTGCGGCTCGAGCTCGCGTGCTACAAGTTCCATGCGCCCGATGGCGTGCGCGAAACGGAGGTGCTGGTGCGCGCCGACGCTCTCCGGCGAAAGGCCGGTGCACACCACATCACCGAGCAGCATCTGGCGGATGCCCTCGAGGAGCTGATGGACGGGCGCGGCGGCGCACGAGCGTGA
- a CDS encoding alpha/beta fold hydrolase produces MIAAERLIPARGARLFVREIGTGPPVVVLHGGPDFDHRYLLPELDRLSDVARLIYYDQRGRGRSADGVEPDSVTIESEIDDLETIRESLGFGRVALLGHSWGGLLAAEYAVRHPQRVSHLVMMNSAPFSFEERERLRMDRQRNPGTDLEGMKAIAATPLFRAGDIAAEAEYYRLHFRTALRRPEDVERIVSRLRIGFNREGILKARAIEDRLYRQTWNSSAYDLSPALGRLEAPTLVIHGAQDLVPVSCAENLARAVPGARLEILEDCGHFAYLEQPGRVHEAIAELLLQARVR; encoded by the coding sequence GTGATCGCGGCTGAACGCCTGATCCCGGCTCGCGGCGCCCGCCTGTTCGTTCGTGAAATCGGTACCGGCCCGCCGGTGGTGGTGCTCCACGGCGGACCCGACTTCGACCACCGTTACCTGCTTCCCGAGCTCGACCGGCTGTCGGATGTGGCCCGGCTCATCTACTACGACCAGCGCGGCCGAGGTCGCTCGGCCGACGGCGTCGAGCCCGATTCGGTCACGATCGAATCCGAGATCGACGATCTCGAAACCATTCGTGAGTCGCTGGGATTCGGTCGCGTGGCGCTGCTCGGACACTCCTGGGGTGGATTGCTCGCGGCCGAATACGCGGTGCGACACCCGCAGCGCGTCTCGCATCTAGTGATGATGAATTCAGCGCCGTTCTCCTTCGAAGAGCGCGAGAGGCTGCGCATGGATCGGCAACGCAACCCGGGCACCGACCTCGAGGGGATGAAAGCCATCGCCGCCACCCCGCTCTTCAGGGCCGGCGACATCGCGGCGGAGGCCGAGTACTACCGGCTGCACTTTCGCACCGCGCTGCGGCGCCCCGAAGACGTCGAACGCATCGTCTCGCGACTGCGCATTGGCTTCAACCGCGAGGGCATCCTCAAGGCGCGAGCGATCGAGGACCGGCTCTACCGGCAGACCTGGAACTCGAGCGCCTACGATCTCTCCCCGGCGCTTGGGCGACTCGAAGCGCCGACTCTCGTCATTCATGGGGCGCAGGATCTGGTCCCCGTCTCGTGTGCCGAGAATCTTGCTCGGGCGGTCCCCGGCGCCCGGCTCGAGATCTTGGAAGACTGCGGGCACTTCGCATACCTCGAACAACCCGGACGCGTGCACGAGGCGATCGCCGAGCTGCTGCTCCAGGCTCGGGTGCGGTAG